The following nucleotide sequence is from bacterium.
CTCATTCTTAATGTACCATGATATGGTTTGTTTTAATCCATCTTTAAAATCATAAACAGGTTTCCAGCCTAATGCTTTCTTAATCTTATCTGCATTAATAGCATAACGCCGATCATGGCCTAGCCTGTCTTTTACAAATTTTATTAATGTCTCTGTCTTTCCCAATCTTTTTAAAACAAACTTGGCTATATCTATATTAGTTCTTTCATTGTTGGCGCCTATGTTATAAATCTCTCCTATTTCTCCTCTCTGCAATACTAAATCAATAGCGCTACAGTGATCTTTTACATGGATCCAGTCCCTTACATTTGTTCCATCCCCATAAATAGGCATTGCCTTAGACTGGAGAGCGTTGATGATTATTAGTGGAATAAATTTCTCAGGGAATTGGTATGGACCGTAATTATTTGAACATCGTGTAATTATAACAGGCAATTGATAGGTATGAAAATAAGCTCCGACAAGCATGTCAGCTGACGCTTTGCTTGCGGCGTAAGGACTGTTTGGCGCAAGTGGAGTTTCTTCCCTAAAATAGCCTTCATCAGGAAGATCTCCATATACCTCATCCGTTGAGATCTGTATGAAACGCTTAATGCCAGCCTGTTTTGCAATAT
It contains:
- the rfbB gene encoding dTDP-glucose 4,6-dehydratase encodes the protein MNLLVTGGCGFIGSNFIRYELEKHSFINIVNLDKLTYAGNLENLLDIHKKYKDRYAFVKGDILDAELVKQTIAENRIDIIINFAAESHVDRSIRDSSEFMRTNILGVQTLLDIAKQAGIKRFIQISTDEVYGDLPDEGYFREETPLAPNSPYAASKASADMLVGAYFHTYQLPVIITRCSNNYGPYQFPEKFIPLIIINALQSKAMPIYGDGTNVRDWIHVKDHCSAIDLVLQRGEIGEIYNIGANNERTNIDIAKFVLKRLGKTETLIKFVKDRLGHDRRYAINADKIKKALGWKPVYDFKDGLKQTISWYIKNENWWKSIIGL